CCCGTTAAGAACTGCAAACTCATGGTTATAGATAATGACATTTTTTGCAAGTGCATTTGATATGCACATTATCTTATCACTGAGATTTTCAGAAAcggaaaaataagaaaataaataattcttttttatttttaatatttttaaatttttattttacaattgtatgAGTTGCACAGTAACTCGgcaatacatataaaatttatgcagagatattgttttatacataattatttttgcattaataatattatcattaatttgtgAAAGTATTTTGGTAGCTGCAAGAAGCAAAACAATTTGTCTCCTTCCGTATTTGCGCCACATCCACCGAGAGAATGCGGAAGTTAGTTTCGCTCAGATTTAACGTATTGGTGACGATGCGCTGAAATCTATTCGTTAAGATTAATAGTTCACCTTCCGGTTTATATGGAAGATATTTCAGCCCACTTGGAAATTGCAACTTTTCGGAATCTTGCACAATGAGTTccttaaaagatattttatttgcagagATAAAAATCGTATTATCGTTATCAAGTTATGTAATGACCGCTATTAcaaactaattatttaaaattgtcccACTTTgcactaaaaatatttatatttaaattgcttACCATATCGTCGgagttaatttttttggtaGTATCTGCGCACATAATAGATGTTTTTGGAATATTACTGAAAAACAATACACATTTCTCAGATGCCATCGGTCCTGTTTGGCCTGACAACGTAGCCGCTACTTGAGTTTGTTTAGTAGCCTCACGGGTAGTTAACGTACATTTAATGAGTTTTGACACTTCCATTGTAAAAATCGTATGTCCAGCCGTAGCAGCAAagaataaatctaaaatatttgtgatgtCGAAAGATTAATAACTACAGAAAGTAAATTAACAAACTGTAGAAAACTTTTCTATGTTTTATACATTGTTATTAACACAACATATAAgcttatataaatgttaacgaaaaataattaatttagtatagcataaatatgtatttaaagttatatgtaaaattcttAAAGTTATATGATGTAATAAgcattttgaaacatttttttgcttattaaaaAGAGGGTACTTACTTTTATCAATAACTGTCATGCCAACAATGCCGTCCGCCAAAGAAAAACTTTGGTTTGCTATGGTGAAAGTGGTATCAATCGGTTTCATGAAAACAGTTTCAATTCTACAGAATTTTGAAGTATTCGCATTATATACCACTAAACCGTATCCTTCCGAGTCTCCTATGAATACCTAATATAAATCTTTGATTTGATTAGAATGCAAAACTTACAATCGCAAAAGATAGTAGatacaaatcaaattttatttgcgcaAGCACAAATTGTGCGAATACGCAACGtgtaatagttaaaaaaatatactaacaATCATAGTATTCATTATGTTTCTACAATGCGGTGCGAAGACAGTAAGTGACGTCAAAAGTCCAAAGCCGTTTTTATTATCAGCGACATTCGGCGGAATGATAATACGTTTAACTAGTTTATCAGTTGATAAATCGAAGATGAGTAATTGCGCGGGACAGATTGAGACGTTCGGTTCGTATTTACCAGAATCCAAAATAAAGatgtaattgcatttaatctAAGACAAAAGTAGAAGTAATCTGTTAGATATCTGATTTACTTTCggttatttaaatgtaacattttgaAGTAAGATGTAGCTATTACTTTTAGGAGAGAGAAATTGATGAATACTCACATACACTCGGAAAACACCTGCCGTGATGCTATTGCAATCATTTTTTGTGTACCAAGACCAATCTGGATATGGACGCAGAAGTGGACCACCCTCTCCTTTTTCATTTGTTATGATCATCACACTAGCTGGTACACCTTTGGCTCTTGCCGCGCTAACGAATATTCTACCATCTACGAGAATTTTGTTtgtaatactattattaaatactattataaattatccgtATCGTGACTACAAATTTGTTGCAATAATACTGTGATTTATTGCACTAACAACGTCgaaatgtgtataataaagcatggataataataatactttatataataataagtttttGTGTTTAAAAGTAcctttgtgtgtgtgtgtgtgcatttTCACATCAATTTAGTTTTAAACTTTTAGATAGTATCAATATACCTGATGCCTTATCTGTGTCGAGAGAAAAGATTGCACCAGGATCATATTCGCCGGAGTCTATTGCTTGTTGCTTCTGTTGTGGATTGTCCCAGAGAAAATCAATGTATTTCCATTCGTATTCGACATTCAACTTTAGACCGaaacttataattatcattgacattattaatatgataagCAGAGGAGACAACATTTTTAGCGCAAGTAGTTAAGATAATaacatacaataaaataatgtaattaaattgtacCGGTAAACACACATTTCGCAAACGCAAATGCATAAGCTTCGATAAAGCTAAccagtatttataatatattcttagcTCAATGCATATGAATATTCGAAAACATATGCTTATTATACGACtgataaataattcaagtCTCATTAAAAGTTAGTTAACTTTAGTTAACTAagtattattgataataagtacattttaactatatatatatatatatttaacacatagtaaaattacttaatattttatatttagattttaattctttatattttaatccttaaaataattaaattattactcaGCAGCTTGCTTTTGGTCAacttttgtaactttttaaatattaattattttatagagattttgaaaagataaaaagtttaactaaaagtaaattaatattctaatttcaagaatcaaaattttaatctttgataAACTGGCattgtcataattttaatttttttgatatatttctatataaaaaatactatctctaataaatagaaataattatattgtaacatctccctaaaaatttttgatttataaaattcttttttattgacCGGTGCACCAAATGGTTTGAATCTTTGCTAAAATTGTTTGAGTTTTCTAGTTACATTATATGATGGCGCTTTAGCTGTCCTTCATTTAGGGACCCTAGAagcgagagaaataaaaattgaaggaCGCGATTAGGCGTTTTCTGACCGTTATACGGCCTCCAATCTTGATGTTGTTCTCCGAACTCATGCAGCTGATTCTTTCACCGTTGGTCAGCCTGTACGTCAGAGATTTCACATGGCCGGCAGTTTTTAATAGTTCATGTTGCGGATTAGTAGTGACCAATCGCTAGCGATATTTGGAGACGAGATGATCAGctgtgaaaattgaaaataaaatatttttgccgGGTTAATAGGCGAATGATATTTTAACTTGTATTCATTTATTAGTACACGTTTtatgtgtaaatattatattgatatatattgatatacgTTAGTGTTTGACGTATATTAATCAACTGCattggataaaattttatgtgctgcctatttgttttaatacaaATCTAATCATTTGGAGATGGTGAGAACAGGCTTATCTTTCTTGcttattaaatctattattcTTCTCTTgctttactttaattttttttttcagtactCTTTAATTCATAAAACGGAAAATGCTCACGAGGACAGTATATGGACTTGTGCATGGGGTTGTCCAAAGAGGAGGAAGGATAGTCAACCAGATAATGAAGATTCACGGTAATCAacaagttattataatttttttcattggcGAAAGGATATTtcaatcatatattatttgacaGAGATTCTATAAGATCCAATGAAGACGAGACAGTGGAATATCTAGTAACAGGTTCTGTGGATGATGCTGTGAAAGTATGGGAACTGAAGGATGGTGATTTGAAAATGAAACATAAGTTGACTGGACATTCCTTAGGAGTAGTTTCCGTAGCTGTCAGCTCCGATGGgtcaagtaaataaaattttaatttgatgtaagatatatttacatcaaattcttagatttattttgtatcattGGAAATTTATAGAATGTGCCTCCAGTTCACTCGACTCCAGTTTAAAATTGTGGGATTTACAATCTGGAGACAAACTATCGAGCATTGAAGTTGGTCCTGTAGACATATGGACTGTGGTCTTTTCTCCGGATGATAAATTCATAGTATCTGGCAGTCACTCCGGCAAAATACATTTGTACGGGACTGAAAGTAGTAAGCAAGAACAAACATTGGACACGAGAGGTGGAAAATTTACATCGAGTGTGGCATAtgtaagattaaataaaaattcaaacataTCACATGTTATGTAACTTCTGTATAACAAGCTGCATTTCAGAGTCCGGATGGTAAATATATTGCAAGCGGTGCGATAGATGgcatcattaatatttttgacgtTGCTTATGGAAAAGTTTTGCGTACATTGGAAGGTGAGTCCACGCGCGAGTGTATTAAAGATCATTACCAAGTTgtggaattttttatcaaagcttgcattatttttagGTCACGCCATGCCGATCAGGTCTCTGTGTTTCTCACCAGACTCTCAGCTGCTCCTTACTGCATCCGATGATGGACATATGAAGTTGTACGATGTGTAAGTATATAAACTaggaatttataattaaacttgtagcattattaaaaacaactGAGTATTAAtctcatttctttcttttttattcagcAAGGATGCAAATTTAGCTGGAACAATGTCGGGTCATGCTTCTTGGGTACTTGGCGTGGCTTTTTCACCGGATGGACAGCAATTTGCATCAAGCAGTTCCGATCATACAGTTAAGATTTGGGAATTGGCACAAAGACAGTGTCTACATACATTTAATGAACACAAGGATCAAGTAAGactcttaaaataatattcagacaaaattatgcataatgtcaattttgtaaaactaaCAAAATGCAACTTTTACAATAGGTATGGTCGGTAAAGTATAATCCACAGCGAAATAACGTTATCGCCTCAGTGTCCGAAGATAAGTCCATCAATTTGTATGAATGTCCGGTATATGATAATAAGTAATCGCATCAAAAggatgaataaatattttttttatctgctattCCGTTTATTCTCTGTCTAGTTGCAAACAGCCGATGACACACCTCTTTTCTGTTTAGATTACGATAAAAA
The nucleotide sequence above comes from Linepithema humile isolate Giens D197 chromosome 4, Lhum_UNIL_v1.0, whole genome shotgun sequence. Encoded proteins:
- the LOC136999572 gene encoding major royal jelly protein 3-like, encoding MLSPLLIILIMSMIIISFGLKLNVEYEWKYIDFLWDNPQQKQQAIDSGEYDPGAIFSLDTDKASGILILSKIFNNSITNKILVDGRIFVSAARAKGVPASVMIITNEKGEGGPLLRPYPDWSWYTKNDCNSITAGVFRVYIKCNYIFILDSGKYEPNVSICPAQLLIFDLSTDKLVKRIIIPPNVADNKNGFGLLTSLTVFAPHCRNIMNTMIVFIGDSEGYGLVVYNANTSKFCRIETVFMKPIDTTFTIANQSFSLADGIVGMTVIDKNLFFAATAGHTIFTMEVSKLIKCTLTTREATKQTQVAATLSGQTGPMASEKCVLFFSNIPKTSIMCADTTKKINSDDMELIVQDSEKLQFPSGLKYLPYKPEGELLILTNRFQRIVTNTLNLSETNFRILSVDVAQIRKETNCFASCSYQNTFTN
- the LOC105675022 gene encoding superkiller complex protein 8 gives rise to the protein MYSLIHKTENAHEDSIWTCAWGCPKRRKDSQPDNEDSRDSIRSNEDETVEYLVTGSVDDAVKVWELKDGDLKMKHKLTGHSLGVVSVAVSSDGSKCASSSLDSSLKLWDLQSGDKLSSIEVGPVDIWTVVFSPDDKFIVSGSHSGKIHLYGTESSKQEQTLDTRGGKFTSSVAYSPDGKYIASGAIDGIINIFDVAYGKVLRTLEGHAMPIRSLCFSPDSQLLLTASDDGHMKLYDVKDANLAGTMSGHASWVLGVAFSPDGQQFASSSSDHTVKIWELAQRQCLHTFNEHKDQVWSVKYNPQRNNVIASVSEDKSINLYECPVYDNK